The following proteins are encoded in a genomic region of Cyclonatronum proteinivorum:
- a CDS encoding cupin domain-containing protein: MKKNSKIIRRSPEGWEGIEAKTYKTAGTNFKDITRFSLLGEGENEYELNMQTRVFRVEAGGYSSLEYHRHPHSVMIIEGSGSMILGDEVHPLKTFDVVYISPETLHQFHADAGEPLSFICIVDRYRDRPAVPDAHMADELLGKETEVRKKARL; this comes from the coding sequence ATGAAGAAAAATTCCAAGATTATCCGCCGCTCTCCTGAAGGTTGGGAAGGCATTGAAGCCAAAACCTACAAAACAGCGGGAACCAATTTCAAAGACATCACCCGCTTTTCCCTACTTGGCGAAGGGGAGAACGAGTACGAGCTGAACATGCAAACCCGCGTGTTCCGGGTCGAGGCGGGCGGATACTCCTCCCTGGAATATCACCGGCACCCGCACTCGGTCATGATCATTGAAGGCAGCGGCTCTATGATTTTGGGAGATGAAGTTCATCCGCTCAAAACCTTCGACGTTGTGTACATCAGCCCGGAAACCTTACATCAGTTTCACGCAGACGCCGGCGAGCCCCTCAGCTTCATCTGCATTGTTGACCGCTACCGGGACCGGCCCGCCGTTCCGGACGCACACATGGCCGATGAGCTCTTAGGTAAAGAGACGGAAGTAAGAAAAAAAGCACGCCTTTGA
- a CDS encoding RuBisCO large subunit C-terminal-like domain-containing protein, whose amino-acid sequence MIISENRFTVHYLIQAVSKSEAALFCRRIAYEQSVELPDDVLSDEIRGHIVGQLISLTAAERENRWQASISYALDSLGDEVSQFLNVLFGNMSLFPGAQVVGCEWDEIPDEILPGPKAGLDGVREKFGITRRRALSCSALKPIGLETRELAHFCYSFALGGVDIIKDDHGLANQPTSPFADRLAACTDAVKRAADKTGHLAAYFPNITADGSETLRRYEQAYEAGAGGVLLMPHLCGPSTMTELAKSGIPLPIMAHPAFSGAYVMSDTQGFTPEFLYGTLWRKLGADFVIYPNAGGRFSFSEAACHAINENCRRPLGGIAASIPTPGGGVQRDTLTSLLEAYGPDTCFLIGGSLYQHPRGIEFASRELTELLNQ is encoded by the coding sequence ATGATTATTTCTGAAAACCGATTTACGGTACATTACCTGATTCAGGCCGTCTCCAAATCGGAGGCGGCCCTTTTTTGCCGCCGTATCGCCTACGAACAAAGCGTTGAACTCCCCGACGATGTGCTAAGTGATGAAATTCGCGGACATATCGTAGGTCAGCTGATCAGCCTCACCGCTGCGGAAAGGGAAAATCGCTGGCAGGCTTCTATCAGCTATGCGCTTGATTCTTTGGGGGATGAGGTCTCTCAGTTTCTGAACGTACTTTTTGGCAACATGTCGCTTTTTCCGGGTGCGCAGGTTGTTGGCTGTGAATGGGATGAAATTCCCGACGAAATCCTGCCCGGCCCCAAAGCCGGACTTGATGGTGTTCGCGAAAAATTCGGCATTACCCGGCGGCGTGCCTTGAGCTGCTCTGCCCTGAAGCCAATCGGTCTCGAAACCCGTGAGCTCGCGCACTTCTGCTACAGCTTCGCACTGGGCGGCGTTGACATCATCAAAGACGATCACGGCCTTGCGAATCAGCCAACATCGCCTTTTGCCGACCGGCTCGCAGCCTGCACGGATGCGGTCAAACGCGCCGCGGACAAAACCGGGCACCTTGCCGCCTATTTTCCCAACATCACCGCCGATGGCTCTGAGACCCTGCGCCGCTACGAGCAAGCATACGAAGCGGGCGCGGGGGGCGTACTGCTTATGCCGCACCTTTGCGGTCCATCAACCATGACTGAGCTGGCCAAAAGCGGAATCCCGCTTCCTATCATGGCACACCCTGCTTTTTCCGGGGCCTATGTGATGAGCGACACGCAGGGCTTTACTCCGGAATTTCTTTACGGCACGCTCTGGCGTAAACTCGGCGCTGATTTTGTGATTTATCCCAATGCCGGAGGCCGCTTCTCTTTTTCTGAAGCCGCCTGCCATGCCATTAATGAGAACTGCCGGAGACCCCTGGGAGGTATTGCAGCTTCCATCCCAACACCCGGCGGCGGGGTACAGCGCGACACCCTTACAAGCCTGCTCGAAGCCTACGGCCCCGACACCTGTTTTCTGATTGGCGGCAGCCTGTATCAGCACCCGCGGGGTATCGAATTTGCCAGCCGCGAACTCACTGAACTTCTGAACCAATAG
- a CDS encoding adenylosuccinate synthase, which translates to MAVRVIIGAQWGDEGKGKIVDLLGESTQWVVRYQGGANAGHTIKFDGKTYVLHLIPSGIFHPGTTCVIGNGVVIDPAKLLEEISMVEEKGANPRKQLKISGSAHIILPYHKQMDVAREKSKGDAAIGTTGRGIGPAYVHKTARTGLRMMDLLDPEALRYKLGYLLEEINVQLKYLYELPELSTDPLLDELTGWGEKLGSYICDTSHELHMAHARGENILLEGAQGALLDIDHGTYPYVTSSSPTSGGACTGTGLPPTAISKVMGITKAYCTRVGNGPFPTELHDAEGKKIRQIGREFGATTGRPRRCGWLDLVALNYAARINGINELTVTKLDVLNTMPTVKVCTAYKIDGEETTIFPKNPVLLSKVKPVYKTFEGWNQSIAECGSRDKLPAQAQALIDFIEEETGVPVKIVSTGPDRAETLVAL; encoded by the coding sequence ATGGCTGTTCGTGTAATTATTGGCGCCCAGTGGGGCGATGAAGGAAAAGGGAAAATTGTTGATTTGCTCGGTGAATCAACGCAGTGGGTCGTACGCTATCAGGGAGGTGCCAATGCGGGCCACACCATTAAATTCGACGGCAAAACCTATGTGCTCCATCTTATTCCGTCCGGTATCTTCCATCCCGGTACGACCTGCGTAATCGGAAACGGGGTCGTAATTGATCCTGCCAAGCTGCTGGAAGAAATCAGCATGGTTGAAGAAAAAGGGGCAAACCCGCGCAAACAGCTCAAAATCAGCGGTTCTGCCCACATTATCCTACCCTATCACAAACAAATGGACGTTGCCCGCGAAAAATCAAAGGGTGATGCAGCCATTGGCACAACGGGCAGGGGAATTGGTCCGGCCTACGTGCACAAAACCGCGCGCACCGGGCTACGGATGATGGATCTGCTCGACCCCGAGGCGCTGCGCTACAAACTCGGGTATCTGCTCGAAGAAATTAATGTGCAGCTCAAATACCTGTATGAGCTGCCCGAACTCAGCACGGACCCGCTGCTTGATGAGCTGACCGGCTGGGGCGAAAAACTGGGCTCCTATATCTGCGACACCTCACACGAACTGCACATGGCACACGCCCGGGGCGAAAATATTTTGCTTGAAGGTGCACAGGGCGCCCTGCTCGATATTGATCACGGTACCTATCCCTACGTGACCTCCTCTTCGCCAACTTCCGGGGGCGCTTGTACCGGCACCGGCCTGCCGCCAACCGCTATCAGCAAGGTCATGGGCATAACCAAAGCCTACTGTACGCGTGTGGGCAACGGCCCCTTCCCTACCGAACTGCACGACGCCGAAGGGAAAAAAATCCGGCAAATAGGCCGGGAATTTGGGGCTACGACCGGGCGTCCGCGCCGCTGCGGATGGCTTGATCTTGTTGCACTCAACTACGCCGCCCGTATCAACGGTATCAACGAGCTGACGGTCACCAAGCTTGATGTGCTCAATACCATGCCGACCGTAAAGGTTTGTACCGCTTACAAAATTGATGGGGAGGAAACCACAATATTCCCCAAAAATCCCGTTTTGCTGAGCAAAGTGAAGCCGGTATACAAAACCTTTGAGGGATGGAATCAATCCATAGCTGAATGCGGCAGCCGTGACAAGCTGCCTGCGCAGGCACAGGCGCTGATTGACTTTATTGAGGAAGAAACAGGCGTTCCTGTTAAGATTGTCTCAACCGGCCCCGACCGCGCCGAAACGCTGGTCGCCCTCTGA
- a CDS encoding STAS domain-containing protein produces MSFNLSERYNCNVIEFKGNVMGGPDATKLNETLHELIDKGHKNVVVDLKKVAFMNSSGLGMLIGALTTMRNAGGDLRIANATNKIESLLIVTKLITVFKHFKSVDAAVESYAE; encoded by the coding sequence ATGAGTTTTAACCTGTCAGAGCGTTACAATTGTAACGTAATCGAGTTTAAAGGCAATGTGATGGGTGGCCCGGATGCCACCAAGCTCAACGAAACCCTTCATGAGCTGATCGACAAAGGTCACAAAAATGTAGTTGTTGACCTCAAGAAAGTCGCTTTTATGAATTCTTCCGGTTTGGGAATGCTCATCGGGGCGCTCACAACCATGCGGAATGCCGGCGGCGACCTTCGCATAGCCAACGCAACCAACAAAATTGAAAGCCTGCTTATCGTGACCAAACTGATCACGGTTTTCAAGCATTTTAAGTCGGTTGATGCAGCGGTCGAGTCTTACGCGGAGTAA
- the secF gene encoding protein translocase subunit SecF: MRVFEDPKFQLIHNRKIGYIISTVLVLLSIGAILFKGLQFGIDFRGGTEIVVSFQGSSPAVEDIRNVLTEPFGGAPEVRTFGADINVRTDADIDSNELQQIVLSTMGSAFPDNPAEIIKTDLVGPRFAEDLRNAALQSILFALAIIFIYILIRFKKWYYSAGAVAALAHDVIITLGIFTLLYDVVPFSLDINQAIIAAFLTIVGYSLNDTVVVFDRIRENSLIFKTEAYDDMVNRSVNNTLSRTFVTSVTTLIAVSILFFFGGEVLKGLSFALILGVILGTYSSIFVASGLVVDLQLKKAKS, translated from the coding sequence ATGAGAGTATTTGAAGATCCAAAATTTCAATTAATCCACAACCGTAAGATCGGGTACATCATCTCTACGGTTCTGGTACTGTTATCAATCGGTGCCATTTTATTTAAAGGCCTTCAGTTTGGTATCGACTTCCGTGGCGGTACCGAAATTGTTGTTTCCTTTCAGGGCAGCTCTCCGGCTGTTGAAGACATCCGTAACGTACTCACCGAACCTTTTGGCGGTGCACCCGAAGTAAGAACCTTCGGAGCGGATATCAACGTACGGACCGACGCTGATATCGACAGCAACGAGCTTCAGCAAATTGTGCTGAGCACGATGGGATCGGCCTTCCCGGACAATCCCGCAGAAATCATCAAAACCGACCTGGTAGGTCCGCGGTTTGCCGAAGACCTGAGAAATGCAGCGCTGCAGTCTATCCTGTTTGCCCTCGCCATTATCTTTATCTATATCCTCATCCGCTTTAAAAAGTGGTACTACTCAGCCGGCGCGGTTGCCGCGCTCGCACACGACGTGATCATCACCCTCGGTATTTTCACGCTGCTGTACGATGTAGTGCCATTCAGCCTCGATATCAATCAGGCTATTATCGCGGCCTTCCTCACCATTGTAGGATACTCGCTGAACGATACGGTGGTTGTGTTTGACCGGATTAGGGAAAATTCCCTCATCTTTAAAACAGAAGCCTATGATGATATGGTAAACCGCAGCGTGAACAACACGCTCAGCCGTACGTTCGTAACTTCTGTCACCACCTTGATTGCTGTCAGTATTTTATTTTTCTTTGGTGGAGAAGTACTTAAAGGATTATCTTTTGCCTTGATTTTAGGGGTAATTCTTGGTACATATAGCTCAATCTTTGTAGCAAGCGGCCTCGTAGTCGATCTGCAGCTGAAAAAAGCTAAATCCTAA